In Hirundo rustica isolate bHirRus1 chromosome 4, bHirRus1.pri.v3, whole genome shotgun sequence, a genomic segment contains:
- the LSM8 gene encoding LSM8 homolog, U6 small nuclear RNA associated isoform X2, with amino-acid sequence MTSALENYINRTVAVITSDGRMIVGTLKGFDQTINLILDESHERVFSSSQGVEQVVLGLYIVRGDNVAVIGEIDEETDSALDLGNIRAEPLNSVVH; translated from the exons ATGACCTCTGCGCTGGAGAACTACATCAACC GTACTGTTGCAGTAATTACTTCTGATGGAAGAATGATTGTG ggaacaCTCAAAGGTTTTGATCAGACCATAAACTTGATTTTGGATGAAAGCCATGAGCGAGTGTTCAGTTCTTCACAAGGAGTTGAGCAAGTAGTGCTGGGCTTATACATTGTAAGAGGTGATAATGT tgcTGTGATTGGTGAAATTGATGAAGAGACAGATTCAGCTCTTGACTTGGGGAATATTCGAGCAGAGCCTCTTAACTCAGTTGTGcactga
- the LSM8 gene encoding LSM8 homolog, U6 small nuclear RNA associated isoform X1 — translation MNVSENVNSSISDMTKFFLNGISGTVAVITSDGRMIVGTLKGFDQTINLILDESHERVFSSSQGVEQVVLGLYIVRGDNVAVIGEIDEETDSALDLGNIRAEPLNSVVH, via the exons ATGAACGTTTCAGAAAATGTTAACAGTTCTATTTCAGATATGACTAAATTTTTCCTCAATGGAATATCAGGTACTGTTGCAGTAATTACTTCTGATGGAAGAATGATTGTG ggaacaCTCAAAGGTTTTGATCAGACCATAAACTTGATTTTGGATGAAAGCCATGAGCGAGTGTTCAGTTCTTCACAAGGAGTTGAGCAAGTAGTGCTGGGCTTATACATTGTAAGAGGTGATAATGT tgcTGTGATTGGTGAAATTGATGAAGAGACAGATTCAGCTCTTGACTTGGGGAATATTCGAGCAGAGCCTCTTAACTCAGTTGTGcactga
- the LSM8 gene encoding LSM8 homolog, U6 small nuclear RNA associated isoform X3, whose product MTKFFLNGISGTVAVITSDGRMIVGTLKGFDQTINLILDESHERVFSSSQGVEQVVLGLYIVRGDNVAVIGEIDEETDSALDLGNIRAEPLNSVVH is encoded by the exons ATGACTAAATTTTTCCTCAATGGAATATCAGGTACTGTTGCAGTAATTACTTCTGATGGAAGAATGATTGTG ggaacaCTCAAAGGTTTTGATCAGACCATAAACTTGATTTTGGATGAAAGCCATGAGCGAGTGTTCAGTTCTTCACAAGGAGTTGAGCAAGTAGTGCTGGGCTTATACATTGTAAGAGGTGATAATGT tgcTGTGATTGGTGAAATTGATGAAGAGACAGATTCAGCTCTTGACTTGGGGAATATTCGAGCAGAGCCTCTTAACTCAGTTGTGcactga